In one window of Thermodesulfobacteriota bacterium DNA:
- a CDS encoding carboxyl transferase domain-containing protein: MARISQMMEIHEQARSYNRVKSKHIIDSLYSDFTPWYELPGFSNKIKSPAGKIIEFVDDPTVIIGTARLKSRNKEVAIIAQQTPSNDVERAKFNYGLVKADGYGLSYNMMQYAEKKGLMLHTFVDTIGGDPFEYSAEKLQSWLISYCQAKMITLNTKSISTIIGSGGSGGAIAIQLAHRRFMLSRAEYSVITAEGCSAILFRSPYNIEEALKVLQPTSDYMLKYGIVDKVIKEPSLDSSDYLTTVLENIQKSLTQATDELERADTNYLQKSLRDRIEECGQLEKRPRKYQAFARKLKLWLLPSHTFNKSVTPEISHMQIALYGAEPYVCNDEKDLEGKVSRYGCRNHSTQKEFQENFYACPYCQKPGSLGSDHYIDLLLDSGSFHELHPDLSAGNVDGRFSFYDYSESLSKMSGRTDSKEALVIGYGTISELPVAVAVCDFRFMGGSMGAIFGEKMKLVVDYAIRKKIPLISISATGGARMQEGTVALYQMAKTISAILKLKDAGLPFISILGHPTTGGALASYTVLGDFIIAEKKATIAFAGDRVVKLTSGGRGVDPNVMTAEFFAEHGGMHLVTERRQLKSIITGLLLFPPWNKRFKKQAESDNGY, encoded by the coding sequence ATGGCCCGCATTTCACAAATGATGGAGATACACGAACAGGCAAGGTCCTATAATCGGGTAAAGTCAAAGCATATAATAGATTCCCTATATTCCGATTTTACACCCTGGTACGAGCTTCCTGGTTTCTCTAATAAAATAAAATCACCCGCCGGAAAGATAATAGAATTCGTCGATGATCCTACGGTAATTATTGGAACGGCAAGGCTCAAGAGCAGGAATAAAGAGGTAGCAATCATCGCCCAGCAGACCCCTTCAAACGATGTAGAGCGGGCTAAGTTCAACTACGGGCTGGTAAAAGCAGACGGATACGGACTATCCTACAACATGATGCAATATGCGGAGAAGAAAGGCTTGATGCTGCACACATTTGTCGATACCATCGGCGGCGATCCTTTCGAATACTCCGCAGAAAAACTCCAGTCCTGGCTGATATCGTATTGCCAGGCTAAAATGATTACCCTCAACACCAAGTCCATTTCCACTATTATCGGGAGCGGGGGGAGCGGAGGGGCAATCGCAATCCAGCTAGCCCATAGACGCTTCATGCTCAGCCGTGCCGAGTATTCGGTTATTACTGCAGAGGGATGCTCGGCGATACTTTTTCGAAGCCCTTACAACATAGAGGAAGCACTCAAGGTTTTGCAGCCCACTTCCGATTACATGCTTAAATACGGCATAGTCGATAAGGTGATCAAAGAGCCCTCACTAGACAGTTCCGACTATTTAACCACCGTGCTCGAAAATATTCAGAAATCCTTGACTCAAGCCACCGATGAACTAGAACGAGCAGACACCAACTATCTCCAGAAGAGCTTAAGAGACCGGATAGAAGAGTGCGGACAGTTGGAGAAACGGCCTCGAAAATATCAAGCTTTTGCCAGGAAATTAAAATTATGGCTTTTGCCCTCCCACACCTTTAACAAGTCCGTTACTCCGGAAATTTCTCACATGCAGATAGCATTATATGGTGCAGAGCCTTACGTGTGCAATGATGAAAAAGACCTGGAAGGAAAGGTAAGCCGGTACGGATGCCGAAACCATTCTACGCAGAAAGAGTTTCAAGAAAATTTTTATGCCTGTCCGTATTGTCAAAAACCCGGTTCGTTAGGGTCGGATCACTATATCGATTTGCTGCTGGATTCCGGCTCGTTTCATGAGTTACATCCTGATTTAAGCGCAGGAAACGTTGATGGACGGTTCAGTTTTTATGACTATTCGGAAAGTCTAAGCAAGATGTCCGGACGTACCGACTCCAAGGAAGCATTGGTTATTGGATACGGAACTATTTCCGAATTGCCCGTTGCCGTCGCGGTCTGCGATTTTCGCTTCATGGGGGGGTCGATGGGAGCCATATTTGGCGAGAAAATGAAGCTCGTTGTAGATTACGCCATTCGCAAAAAGATCCCTTTGATTTCTATATCCGCAACCGGGGGAGCCAGGATGCAGGAGGGAACGGTAGCTTTATACCAGATGGCCAAAACCATCTCCGCAATCCTAAAACTGAAAGATGCCGGACTACCCTTTATTTCCATCCTCGGGCACCCCACCACCGGGGGAGCACTGGCCAGCTATACCGTTTTAGGCGATTTCATCATTGCCGAGAAAAAAGCAACTATTGCTTTTGCCGGAGACCGCGTAGTCAAATTGACCAGCGGGGGGAGGGGGGTGGACCCGAATGTGATGACGGCGGAATTTTTTGCAGAGCACGGGGGTATGCATCTCGTCACAGAACGGCGTCAGTTAAAATCAATTATAACTGGTTTGCTCTTATTTCCACCATGGAATAAGAGGTTTAAAAAACAAGCCGAGTCCGATAATGGATACTAA
- a CDS encoding ABC transporter permease: MYKLELPENKDIPGLSIPKTLPHFNIRPSHGWVSLKLKDIWEYRELLYFLVWRDIKVRYKQTVLGVAWAILQPILTMVVFSIFFGRLAKVPSDGIPYPLFAYSALVPWQLFANALTASGNSLVANQQLLTKVYFPRLVIPMSAVLAGLIDFGVSFLVLIGMMFYFGVVPTVAVLTLPLLIMLAIASALAVGLWLSALNVQYRDVQYTIPFLMQFWLFLTPIAYPSSLVPEKWRILYGLNPMAGVVEGFRWALLGKTNGIGSLIFVSALVVAILLFGGLVYFRRMERTFADVV, encoded by the coding sequence TTGTATAAATTAGAACTGCCCGAGAACAAAGACATTCCAGGACTGAGCATACCGAAGACGCTTCCGCATTTTAATATTCGTCCTTCACATGGCTGGGTTTCTCTCAAGCTCAAAGACATTTGGGAATACCGAGAGCTTCTATACTTTTTAGTCTGGCGAGATATCAAAGTACGTTATAAGCAAACCGTACTAGGCGTAGCATGGGCCATATTACAACCTATTTTGACTATGGTGGTATTCAGTATCTTCTTTGGACGACTGGCTAAAGTGCCGTCTGACGGAATACCTTATCCGCTGTTTGCCTATAGCGCACTAGTACCTTGGCAGCTATTTGCAAACGCCCTGACGGCCTCCGGTAACAGCCTGGTGGCAAACCAACAACTTTTAACAAAGGTCTATTTTCCACGCCTGGTCATCCCCATGTCAGCGGTGCTGGCCGGGCTAATCGATTTCGGAGTTTCCTTCCTGGTACTGATTGGAATGATGTTCTATTTCGGCGTTGTCCCAACTGTAGCAGTTTTAACCTTGCCCCTGCTAATCATGTTAGCTATAGCCAGTGCCCTAGCGGTAGGATTATGGTTATCAGCCCTAAACGTCCAATATCGTGATGTGCAATATACAATACCTTTCTTGATGCAATTTTGGCTCTTCCTAACTCCCATTGCCTACCCAAGTAGCCTGGTACCAGAGAAATGGCGTATATTGTACGGCCTGAATCCAATGGCCGGAGTGGTAGAAGGGTTTCGCTGGGCACTCCTGGGTAAAACCAACGGAATAGGATCGCTAATATTCGTTTCCGCGTTAGTGGTTGCTATACTCCTTTTTGGAGGTCTGGTGTATTTTAGGCGTATGGAAAGAACATTCGCCGATGTAGTGTAA
- a CDS encoding ABC transporter ATP-binding protein yields the protein MSEVAISVKNLSKKYHIGQRQRHNALRDKITDAMYTSLRRLSRFVNGQPAAYKEDNIIWALKDVSLQVKRGEAVGITGPNGAGKSTLLKILTRITEPTEGYADIYGRVGSLLEIGTGFHSELTGRENIYLNGAILGMKKTEIDRKFDEIVAFSEIERFLDTPVKRYSSGMYMRLAFSVAAHLEPEILLIDEVLSVGDASFQKKCFAKMEEIRHEGRTILFVSHNLGAITRLCQRTILFEEGRISADGPSHQVISAYLTPGTGTTAERIWTDPEKAPQGDITRLRAVRVRSVEGHLIDKIDIRQPLRVEMEYEVLKPDHIIMPHFAFYNEEGVLAFSAHDLDPAWRKRPRPVGSYVSTAWIPGNLLADGTFSVGAGIDTIDPIIFQFYEYDVVAFHVIDNLEGDTARGDFTGDMGGVLRPMLKWSTQFNGDESYTKQRSKS from the coding sequence ATGAGTGAAGTCGCTATCAGTGTTAAAAACCTTAGCAAGAAGTACCATATTGGGCAGCGCCAGCGCCATAATGCCCTTCGTGACAAAATCACCGACGCTATGTACACAAGTCTCCGCCGCCTTTCGCGATTTGTGAATGGACAACCGGCAGCTTATAAAGAAGATAACATTATTTGGGCTCTAAAAGATGTCTCTCTCCAGGTGAAACGAGGCGAGGCTGTTGGCATCACTGGTCCCAACGGTGCCGGTAAGAGCACGCTACTAAAGATTCTCACTCGGATCACCGAGCCGACGGAGGGCTATGCCGACATCTACGGTCGAGTGGGCTCACTACTGGAGATCGGTACTGGATTCCATTCAGAATTGACCGGACGAGAGAACATATATCTGAACGGAGCTATCCTGGGCATGAAGAAAACAGAGATCGACCGAAAATTTGACGAGATTGTTGCATTTTCGGAGATCGAGAGGTTTCTGGACACTCCGGTGAAGCGCTATTCCAGTGGCATGTATATGCGCCTGGCATTTTCCGTAGCTGCTCATCTTGAACCGGAGATTTTATTAATCGATGAGGTCTTGTCCGTAGGTGACGCTTCCTTCCAGAAAAAGTGCTTTGCTAAAATGGAAGAAATAAGACACGAAGGTCGTACAATACTTTTTGTCTCACATAATTTAGGCGCTATTACCCGTCTTTGTCAAAGAACTATTCTCTTCGAAGAAGGACGAATTTCAGCGGACGGGCCATCTCATCAAGTTATCAGTGCTTACTTAACACCAGGAACTGGTACAACCGCCGAGAGAATATGGACTGACCCGGAAAAGGCTCCCCAGGGTGATATCACTCGCCTCCGTGCTGTACGGGTAAGGTCAGTAGAGGGCCATCTGATTGATAAAATCGACATCAGACAACCTTTAAGGGTGGAGATGGAATACGAGGTTCTCAAACCAGACCATATAATCATGCCCCATTTTGCCTTTTACAACGAGGAAGGCGTTTTGGCTTTTTCAGCCCATGACCTCGATCCGGCCTGGCGGAAGCGCCCCCGTCCGGTTGGCTCATATGTAAGCACGGCATGGATTCCTGGCAATCTCCTAGCAGATGGTACTTTTTCGGTAGGAGCAGGGATTGATACGATTGACCCTATTATCTTCCAGTTTTATGAATACGACGTAGTAGCATTCCATGTGATAGACAATCTTGAAGGAGACACCGCTCGGGGTGATTTCACCGGGGACATGGGCGGTGTTCTTAGACCAATGCTTAAGTGGAGTACACAATTCAATGGCGACGAATCCTATACTAAACAGCGCTCAAAATCATAA